In Halorientalis sp. LT38, a genomic segment contains:
- a CDS encoding metal-dependent hydrolase, which yields MWPWGHAAVGYLLYTVYRRKRFDLRPHGVAVVALAVGTQLPDLIDKPLAWQYALLPNGRSLGHSLVVALLLVALLWVVARRVDAGESAVAFGVGYVGHLFGDAFYHVLAGEFYYLGFLGWPLVPAVEYDLAGKGFLASLLSLELGPDAVFELGLALIAMALWYRHGCPGLSVLLPGYSEGDPGEQPE from the coding sequence ATGTGGCCCTGGGGACACGCCGCCGTCGGGTACCTCCTGTACACCGTCTATCGGCGCAAGCGATTCGACCTCCGACCGCACGGCGTCGCCGTCGTCGCGCTCGCCGTCGGAACGCAACTGCCCGACCTGATCGACAAGCCCCTGGCCTGGCAGTACGCGCTGCTGCCAAACGGGCGCTCGCTCGGGCACTCGCTCGTCGTCGCCCTCCTGCTCGTGGCGCTGTTGTGGGTCGTCGCCCGACGCGTCGACGCCGGCGAGAGCGCGGTCGCGTTCGGCGTCGGCTACGTCGGCCATCTATTCGGGGACGCGTTCTACCACGTGTTGGCCGGCGAGTTCTACTATCTCGGCTTCCTCGGCTGGCCGCTGGTCCCGGCCGTCGAGTACGATCTCGCAGGCAAGGGCTTTCTCGCGAGTCTCCTCTCGCTCGAACTCGGTCCGGACGCCGTCTTCGAGCTGGGACTCGCCCTGATCGCGATGGCTCTCTGGTACCGCCACGGCTGTCCTGGGCTGTCCGTGCTGCTGCCCGGCTACAGTGAGGGCGACCCCGGAGAACAGCCGGAATAA
- a CDS encoding PKD domain-containing protein gives MASLALSGVAAGAGNEPPLADAGLDQAVAANETVRLDATGSRDPDGNVTAYQWEIETPDGRTVAPDCPTCGTTSFRPTMPGRYNVTVTVTDDDNATASDTLYLRAEAVAGPTVSLSGPTSPSVDQPVYGDEFSDTVPYAANLSSGGYPIDRVEWLVDGQQVDQMSVDGSAPGTVQFNHTIENESQRTLTARVVDVSGRVATDSLSVTPNAVRASTGSAGGDDDGETWMQGEFAGQDVSYRPPTLDTETGEIVRRADPTEEEYMNIADARPGEEVQTRFGGDDEDDNENTGSNNDNPKDGINQITDTVNTGFGFETDPLGGSNDENEQIDTDDIFGGI, from the coding sequence GTGGCGTCGCTGGCGCTGTCGGGCGTCGCCGCGGGCGCGGGGAACGAACCACCGTTGGCGGACGCCGGCCTGGACCAGGCGGTCGCGGCGAACGAGACGGTCAGGCTGGACGCGACGGGGTCGCGAGACCCGGACGGTAACGTGACGGCCTACCAGTGGGAGATCGAGACGCCCGACGGGCGAACGGTGGCGCCGGACTGCCCCACCTGCGGGACCACGTCCTTCCGGCCGACGATGCCCGGGCGGTACAACGTGACGGTCACGGTGACCGACGACGACAACGCCACTGCGTCGGACACCCTGTACCTCCGGGCCGAGGCGGTCGCGGGCCCCACCGTATCGCTGTCTGGTCCCACCTCGCCGTCGGTCGATCAGCCCGTCTACGGGGACGAGTTCTCGGACACGGTGCCATACGCGGCGAACCTCTCCAGCGGCGGGTACCCGATCGACCGCGTCGAGTGGCTGGTCGATGGCCAGCAGGTCGACCAAATGTCGGTCGACGGCTCGGCACCCGGCACGGTCCAGTTCAACCACACGATCGAGAACGAGTCACAGCGGACGCTCACGGCCAGGGTGGTCGACGTCAGCGGTCGGGTAGCGACCGACTCGCTATCGGTCACGCCGAACGCGGTGAGAGCATCCACGGGTTCCGCCGGGGGTGACGACGACGGAGAGACCTGGATGCAGGGCGAATTCGCTGGACAGGACGTGTCCTATAGACCGCCCACGCTCGATACCGAAACCGGGGAGATCGTCAGACGGGCCGACCCGACCGAGGAGGAGTACATGAACATCGCAGATGCAAGACCCGGTGAAGAGGTGCAAACGAGGTTCGGTGGGGATGATGAAGATGACAATGAAAATACTGGGAGTAATAATGACAATCCAAAGGACGGTATTAATCAAATAACCGACACTGTGAATACAGGATTTGGATTTGAAACCGATCCTCTTGGGGGAAGTAACGATGAAAATGAACAGATAGATACCGATGATATATTCGGAGGGATATGA
- a CDS encoding YfcE family phosphodiesterase — protein MQVGIVSDTHDNYAAAEAIAAVFADRGIDTVVHCGDFVAPPLLAAFEGHGFDLHGVLGNNDGELDGLEQTIEDLSDDSQLHGRYADLTFDGTEVHVLHGDQGLEEVNSRAESGGYDYVCYGHFHVAEERSVGDTTVVNPGAHFPTVPEQYRSVAVLDTDTDEIEFVSVDE, from the coding sequence ATGCAGGTAGGCATCGTCTCCGACACGCACGACAACTACGCCGCGGCCGAGGCGATAGCCGCGGTCTTCGCCGACCGGGGGATCGACACCGTCGTCCACTGCGGCGACTTCGTCGCCCCGCCGCTGCTCGCGGCCTTCGAGGGCCACGGGTTCGACCTCCACGGCGTCCTCGGGAACAACGACGGCGAACTCGACGGGCTAGAGCAGACGATCGAGGACCTCAGCGACGATAGCCAACTCCACGGCCGCTACGCCGACCTGACGTTCGACGGAACCGAGGTCCACGTCCTCCACGGCGATCAGGGCCTCGAGGAAGTCAACAGCCGCGCCGAATCCGGCGGCTACGACTACGTCTGCTACGGCCACTTCCACGTGGCCGAAGAGCGCTCCGTCGGCGACACGACCGTCGTCAACCCCGGCGCGCACTTCCCCACCGTTCCCGAGCAGTACCGCAGCGTTGCGGTGCTCGACACCGACACCGACGAGATCGAGTTCGTCAGCGTCGACGAGTAG
- the trmY gene encoding tRNA (pseudouridine(54)-N(1))-methyltransferase TrmY produces the protein MRQFLLLGHRVPTTPEFSLDALPSDAGRLDVLCRAVSAAFVLSHDIREDVRVHLVLQDEFTITFEGADLRNLNPDERSTAALIRTALEHREDAIGHVAAESSPGVSISRKGLETTLAEAAEDSTVVCLHEDGDPIVDVDPPEDSLFVLSDHESFTDAEAALVDEHADHRCRLSPRALHADHAVTVAHNYLDTDGFRRF, from the coding sequence ATGCGCCAGTTCCTCCTGCTGGGCCACCGCGTGCCGACGACGCCCGAGTTCTCCCTGGACGCGCTGCCGAGCGACGCCGGCAGACTCGACGTCCTCTGTCGGGCCGTGAGCGCCGCCTTCGTCCTGTCCCACGACATCCGCGAGGACGTTCGCGTCCACCTCGTCCTGCAGGACGAGTTCACGATCACCTTCGAGGGAGCCGACCTGCGAAACCTCAACCCAGACGAGCGCAGCACGGCCGCCCTGATCCGCACGGCCCTGGAACACCGCGAGGACGCCATCGGCCACGTGGCCGCCGAGAGCTCACCCGGCGTCTCTATCTCCCGGAAGGGCCTGGAGACGACGCTCGCGGAGGCCGCCGAAGACAGCACCGTCGTATGCCTCCACGAGGACGGCGACCCCATCGTCGACGTCGACCCGCCCGAGGACTCCCTGTTCGTCCTCTCGGATCACGAGTCCTTCACCGACGCGGAGGCGGCCCTCGTCGACGAGCACGCCGACCATCGGTGTCGCCTCTCGCCGCGGGCGCTCCACGCCGACCACGCCGTCACCGTCGCGCACAACTACCTCGACACCGACGGTTTCCGACGGTTCTAA
- a CDS encoding NUDIX domain-containing protein, whose amino-acid sequence MSDNAPVPAGEWETIVRNVPLVSVDLVVETDDGVVLGKRENDPAKGEWFVPGGRAHKHESLTDAVDRVAAAELGCNVTVERQLGVYEHFYDTAELDDVGGKHYVPIGFHVRPEEGSELRPDDQHSSIRTVSPPFEFDLHPYVEAYLEDAGVLE is encoded by the coding sequence ATGAGCGACAACGCACCGGTCCCGGCAGGGGAGTGGGAGACGATCGTCCGCAACGTGCCTCTCGTGTCGGTCGATCTCGTCGTCGAGACCGACGACGGCGTCGTGCTGGGCAAGCGGGAGAACGACCCCGCGAAAGGCGAGTGGTTCGTGCCCGGCGGCCGCGCCCACAAGCACGAGTCGTTGACCGACGCCGTCGACCGGGTGGCGGCCGCGGAGCTGGGCTGCAACGTCACCGTCGAGCGCCAGCTGGGCGTCTACGAACACTTCTACGATACCGCGGAACTCGACGACGTCGGCGGCAAGCACTACGTCCCCATCGGGTTTCACGTCCGGCCCGAGGAGGGCAGCGAGTTGCGGCCCGACGACCAGCACAGTTCGATCCGGACCGTCTCGCCGCCGTTCGAGTTCGATCTGCACCCGTACGTCGAGGCGTATCTGGAGGACGCTGGCGTTCTAGAGTGA
- a CDS encoding HalOD1 output domain-containing protein codes for MNDTSNPGGREWGRDGFYRDHIRPSRETSEFELIEIISELETKESDELPPLYDEVGHLIEMLYNNPPSQQAQVEMSFSYAGYRITIDQRGNLKLIPVKDSMKE; via the coding sequence GTGAACGATACCAGCAACCCCGGCGGGAGAGAATGGGGCCGTGACGGATTTTATCGAGATCACATACGACCGTCCCGCGAGACGTCCGAGTTCGAGCTGATAGAGATCATTTCGGAACTCGAAACGAAGGAATCGGACGAGCTTCCACCACTCTACGACGAAGTGGGCCACTTGATCGAGATGTTGTACAACAACCCGCCGTCACAGCAGGCCCAGGTCGAGATGAGTTTCTCGTATGCCGGCTACCGAATCACGATCGATCAGCGGGGAAACCTGAAGCTGATCCCAGTTAAAGACTCGATGAAAGAATAG
- a CDS encoding DUF7344 domain-containing protein gives MILDALSNASRRRVLLTIASDNPRSQADFIPDEIDAEEETKLAILLQHQHFPYLDNAGFIDWDRDADTIERGSNFQNLRPFLRIVEDNDDEMNPYQRN, from the coding sequence ATGATACTGGACGCGCTCAGCAACGCGAGCCGGCGCCGGGTTTTGCTCACGATTGCGAGCGATAACCCCCGTAGCCAGGCGGATTTCATCCCGGACGAGATAGACGCCGAGGAAGAGACGAAGTTGGCGATCCTTCTCCAGCACCAGCACTTTCCGTATCTCGATAACGCCGGCTTCATCGACTGGGACCGGGACGCCGACACCATCGAGCGAGGGAGCAACTTCCAGAACCTCCGCCCCTTCCTCCGGATCGTCGAGGACAATGACGACGAGATGAACCCGTATCAGCGCAACTGA
- a CDS encoding flavin-containing monooxygenase encodes MVSDRGGREGGASEVDVDAVVVGAGFSGLYMLHRLREQGLSVRVYEKGDAVGGTWYWNRYPGARCDSESHIYCYSFDDDLHEEWEWSERYPEQPEILEYLQWVAERLDLRRNVEFETEVASATYDDESARWTVEMADGEPVTTRFFITAVGCLSKPFRPDFDGLDEFEGDWYHTARWPEEDPDFGDQHVGVIGTGSTGIQFISEVGGRAKHLTVFQRTPNYAVPARNRPLSADEYEEIRANYDDIWERARDSRLGMPFDHEHETDYGLSDEEIEAILEERWQQGGFRFLHAFEPGAILSDAELNEKVSEFIREKIRERVDDPETAEKLVPTDHPYGAKRPPMDYNDYYGTYNRDDVSLVDVDESPIERVTAEGVQTEDGHYELDTLVFATGFDAMTGALLALDIEGRDQTLEEKWEAGPRTYLGLMTHGFPNLFTITGPQSPSVLTNMPLSIEQHVEWIADCIAYMDEHGYDRIEAEAESESQWVQNTNMLAENMLFSEAKSWYRGANVPGKTQVFTPFPGGLDNYREICARVARDDYDGFELGAIADAG; translated from the coding sequence ATGGTGTCTGACAGGGGCGGACGCGAAGGGGGTGCCAGCGAGGTGGACGTGGACGCCGTGGTGGTGGGCGCAGGCTTCTCGGGGCTGTACATGCTGCACCGGCTGCGAGAGCAGGGTCTCTCCGTCCGGGTCTACGAGAAGGGCGACGCCGTCGGCGGGACGTGGTACTGGAACCGCTATCCCGGCGCACGCTGTGACAGCGAGAGCCACATCTACTGCTACTCCTTCGACGATGACCTGCACGAGGAGTGGGAGTGGAGCGAACGCTACCCCGAACAGCCGGAAATCCTCGAGTACCTCCAGTGGGTAGCCGAACGGCTGGACCTGCGTCGCAACGTCGAGTTCGAGACGGAGGTCGCGTCGGCGACCTACGACGACGAATCGGCGAGGTGGACGGTCGAGATGGCCGACGGCGAGCCGGTCACCACGCGCTTTTTCATCACGGCCGTCGGCTGTCTCTCCAAGCCGTTCCGGCCCGACTTCGACGGGCTGGACGAGTTCGAGGGCGACTGGTACCACACGGCGCGGTGGCCCGAGGAGGACCCCGACTTCGGCGACCAGCACGTGGGCGTGATCGGGACGGGGTCGACCGGCATCCAGTTCATCTCGGAGGTCGGCGGGCGAGCGAAGCACCTGACGGTCTTCCAGCGGACGCCGAACTACGCGGTGCCCGCCCGGAACCGCCCGCTTTCGGCGGACGAGTACGAAGAGATCCGGGCGAACTACGACGACATCTGGGAACGCGCCCGTGACTCGAGACTGGGAATGCCGTTCGACCACGAACACGAGACCGACTACGGCCTCTCCGACGAGGAGATCGAAGCGATCCTCGAAGAGCGCTGGCAGCAGGGTGGCTTTCGCTTTCTCCACGCCTTCGAGCCCGGCGCCATCCTGTCCGACGCGGAACTCAACGAGAAGGTCTCCGAATTCATCCGCGAGAAGATCCGCGAGCGGGTCGACGACCCCGAGACCGCCGAGAAACTCGTCCCGACCGACCACCCCTACGGCGCGAAACGCCCGCCGATGGACTACAATGACTACTACGGCACCTACAACCGCGACGACGTGTCCCTCGTCGACGTGGACGAGAGCCCCATCGAGCGGGTGACCGCCGAGGGCGTCCAGACCGAAGACGGCCACTACGAACTCGATACGCTCGTCTTCGCGACGGGGTTCGACGCGATGACGGGCGCGCTCCTCGCGCTGGATATCGAGGGCCGGGACCAGACGCTCGAGGAGAAGTGGGAGGCGGGCCCGCGGACCTACCTCGGCCTCATGACCCACGGCTTCCCGAACCTGTTCACGATCACCGGGCCACAGAGCCCCTCCGTGCTGACCAACATGCCGTTGTCCATCGAGCAGCACGTCGAGTGGATCGCAGACTGCATCGCGTACATGGACGAGCACGGCTACGACCGCATCGAGGCCGAGGCCGAGTCGGAGAGCCAGTGGGTCCAGAACACCAACATGCTGGCCGAGAACATGCTGTTCTCCGAGGCCAAGTCCTGGTACCGGGGTGCGAACGTCCCCGGAAAGACCCAGGTGTTCACGCCCTTCCCCGGAGGCCTCGACAACTACCGGGAGATCTGCGCCCGGGTCGCCCGCGACGACTACGACGGCTTCGAACTCGGCGCGATCGCCGACGCGGGGTGA
- a CDS encoding HAD family hydrolase, whose product MVSEYDFWLLDLDGTLVDVEQSYVHGVFETVGGRLGREFTEREAEIVWHGLGGSRNEQLREWGIDVEAFWEVFHDVEDAQARAAHTYLYDDASFVADLDAPVGLVTHCQQYLTDPVLDRLDIRDWFDTVVCCTEDIGWKPDPAPVEMAMEDLGVGSNGHIGVLAGDGPHDIGAAWNAGLDGIHVERHDPHRRGQCVLGDHRIESFTELGGPSIGGD is encoded by the coding sequence ATGGTATCCGAGTACGACTTCTGGCTGCTGGACCTTGACGGGACGCTGGTGGACGTCGAGCAGAGCTACGTCCACGGGGTGTTCGAGACGGTCGGGGGCCGGCTTGGACGCGAGTTCACCGAGCGCGAGGCGGAAATCGTCTGGCACGGGCTGGGTGGGTCGCGCAACGAGCAGTTACGCGAGTGGGGGATCGACGTCGAGGCCTTCTGGGAGGTGTTCCACGACGTCGAGGACGCGCAGGCCCGCGCCGCCCACACGTACCTCTACGACGACGCGAGTTTCGTCGCGGACCTCGACGCCCCGGTCGGGCTGGTGACCCACTGCCAGCAGTACCTCACCGATCCCGTCCTGGACCGCCTCGACATCCGGGACTGGTTCGACACGGTCGTCTGCTGCACCGAGGACATCGGCTGGAAACCCGACCCCGCCCCCGTCGAGATGGCGATGGAGGATCTCGGAGTCGGCTCCAACGGCCACATCGGTGTCCTCGCAGGGGACGGCCCCCACGACATCGGCGCGGCGTGGAACGCCGGCCTCGACGGGATCCACGTCGAGCGCCACGACCCACACCGCCGGGGCCAGTGCGTCCTGGGCGACCACCGGATCGAGAGCTTCACCGAACTGGGCGGCCCCTCGATCGGCGGCGACTGA
- a CDS encoding molybdopterin biosynthesis protein: protein MTDRREFHDLASPEAAHEAIASLDLGGGTETVPLREARGRVLAERIDAELDVPGFDRASMDGYAIRARDTFGADEADPARLELVGTVHAGSEPDVTVEEGTAAEISTGAVMPPGADAVVMVERTDRVERSSTERANGEAVSGTDEGAVLVRTSLAPGDHVMLAGADVAAGERTLGTGTELTPREIGLLSALGIDEVPVRAKPRVGIVSTGDELVRPGGDLDSAAGQIYDVNSYTTATAVEEAGGEAVLYPHAGDDYDEMERLLTEAAAECDLVLSSGSTSASAVDVIYRVIEERGELLLHGVAVKPGKPMLVGRLDGGDSPSAYVGLPGYPVSALTIFRAFVAPAIREAAGRPEPRTATVEGKMAVEERYSEGRRRLMPVGLVDDGTGDTLVYPVDKGSGATTSLVEADGIVEVPAETEYLAAGEAVSVQLFSPDVRVPSLYAVGEDDPALSRLLDDLDRPRYLSVGTREGLRRLRNGVPDAAVAAGDPEIAADHEELGGWTREWGLVVPDGNPADVTGVADLADRDLRLVNRGSNSGLRAALDDAVAALADERESSRRELTDAIDGYELTVKAHESPARKVAAGDADAGLGLRHTAEKLGLGFVSLGEQDVRVLANPERTEKAGVQDLRAAVANVESVLGELAGYSPQD from the coding sequence ATGACAGATCGCCGGGAATTCCACGACCTCGCGTCCCCCGAGGCGGCCCACGAGGCCATCGCGTCGCTCGATCTCGGTGGTGGAACGGAGACCGTCCCGCTCCGGGAGGCGAGGGGGCGGGTCCTCGCGGAACGGATCGACGCCGAACTCGACGTGCCGGGGTTCGATCGGGCCTCGATGGACGGCTACGCGATCCGGGCCCGGGACACCTTCGGGGCCGACGAGGCCGACCCCGCCAGACTGGAACTGGTGGGAACGGTCCACGCCGGATCGGAACCGGACGTGACCGTCGAAGAGGGGACCGCCGCAGAAATCTCGACGGGCGCAGTGATGCCGCCTGGGGCCGACGCGGTGGTGATGGTCGAGCGAACGGACCGCGTCGAGAGAAGCTCGACGGAACGCGCGAACGGCGAAGCCGTGAGCGGGACCGACGAGGGAGCGGTCCTCGTCCGCACCTCGCTCGCGCCGGGGGACCACGTGATGCTCGCGGGGGCGGACGTCGCCGCCGGCGAGCGGACCCTGGGGACCGGAACGGAACTCACGCCCCGTGAGATCGGCCTGCTGTCGGCGCTGGGGATCGACGAGGTGCCCGTCCGCGCGAAACCGCGGGTCGGCATCGTCTCGACGGGCGACGAACTCGTCCGCCCCGGTGGGGATCTGGACTCCGCGGCCGGTCAGATCTACGACGTCAACAGCTACACGACGGCGACCGCAGTCGAGGAGGCCGGCGGCGAGGCCGTCCTCTACCCCCACGCTGGCGACGACTACGACGAGATGGAGCGCCTGCTCACGGAGGCCGCCGCGGAGTGCGATCTCGTCCTCTCCTCGGGGTCGACCAGCGCCTCGGCCGTGGACGTGATCTACCGGGTGATCGAGGAACGGGGTGAACTCCTCCTGCACGGCGTCGCGGTCAAGCCCGGCAAACCCATGCTGGTCGGCCGGCTCGACGGCGGGGACTCGCCCTCCGCGTACGTCGGCCTCCCGGGCTACCCCGTCTCGGCGCTGACCATCTTCCGGGCGTTCGTCGCGCCGGCCATCCGCGAGGCCGCGGGCCGCCCCGAACCCAGAACGGCTACCGTCGAAGGCAAAATGGCCGTCGAGGAGCGGTATTCTGAGGGTCGGCGCCGCCTGATGCCCGTGGGACTCGTCGACGATGGAACCGGGGACACCCTCGTCTACCCCGTCGACAAGGGCAGCGGCGCGACGACGAGTCTCGTCGAGGCCGACGGCATCGTCGAGGTGCCCGCGGAGACGGAGTACCTCGCCGCGGGCGAAGCCGTCTCCGTCCAGCTTTTCTCGCCGGACGTGCGCGTCCCCTCGCTCTACGCCGTCGGCGAGGACGACCCCGCCCTCTCCAGACTGCTCGACGACCTCGACCGACCGCGGTACCTCTCGGTGGGTACCCGCGAAGGACTCCGACGACTCCGCAACGGCGTGCCCGACGCGGCCGTCGCCGCGGGCGATCCCGAGATCGCCGCCGACCACGAGGAACTCGGCGGCTGGACCCGCGAGTGGGGGCTCGTGGTCCCCGACGGGAACCCGGCGGACGTGACCGGCGTGGCGGACCTCGCGGACCGGGACCTGCGGCTCGTGAACCGCGGGTCGAACTCTGGGCTCCGGGCGGCGCTGGACGACGCCGTCGCCGCGCTGGCGGACGAACGCGAGTCCTCGCGGCGGGAGCTGACGGACGCGATCGACGGCTACGAACTCACCGTGAAGGCCCACGAGAGCCCCGCGCGGAAGGTCGCGGCTGGCGACGCCGACGCGGGACTGGGGCTGCGACACACCGCGGAGAAACTGGGGCTCGGGTTCGTCTCGCTGGGCGAGCAGGACGTGCGGGTGCTGGCCAACCCCGAGCGAACGGAGAAAGCGGGCGTGCAGGACCTGCGAGCGGCCGTGGCGAACGTCGAGTCGGTGCTGGGTGAATTGGCGGGCTACAGCCCCCAGGACTGA
- a CDS encoding STT3 domain-containing protein: protein MADERDVAATLAERPELASALDSVRPVDDDMDTWTFEDVPVDSGTFGELVAADLVAKVDGEYRLPDATLQALDGDAEPGTAGGTNIEDDRNPSRNLSIAVPDPDWRGVAALAGALAVVVLFRTAFSVGSVFRDGAVVLSGNDPYAYRYIVEGLLTEGGGFDAALLTDMPMAQGEPLTIATLYWVAGLLGDGASAAGAVMAWYPVVSALVTGLLLYLLAVRLTDDRRVGLAAVVLLATTPAHALRTSLGFADHHAFDYPWLVLAAFALVVLADQGEEAYRDPRAWLAGLGIGVGVAGQILAWDNGTALVVPVALVVALGVLLDVDADRSPVLANAPLVGGLAFATLVVRRAHGEMGWHTDFVVGVPLLLLAGTVGVLAIGEAVHRLDLPTLAFVGAELAGAVAAFFLVPTVVPDFWSRADGRLDRFFDTRNIVETQPLISGDLTWFLLLGLVLVIAIPPLIWASRRAADGAKPWLIGSVYAWFLLALAAIQVRFVGELAAFTALFGGLGFVWMAHWVDLASVPRPFADEKPDPRATRGAEAADGSLETLRVPTAREAGLLLALFLLVGGVGVLQTPIKTSQITITDGTYETAAWIEEDARVANLSYPDDYVLTEWGRNRVYNYFVNGESRSYSYARYHYETLFTETNESQWYRQHRNRVGYVVTQSAPGGNVSSASLFPRLHDGFGTESSTATGMSHFRAVHATEDGQYKTFRLVPGATIAGSGPPDATTTLSRSIEIPGASFTYERTVETDADGAYAVTVPYPGEYRLWNETVTVSERNVTSGDRVG, encoded by the coding sequence ATGGCCGACGAGCGGGACGTCGCCGCGACGCTCGCAGAGCGTCCCGAGCTGGCGTCCGCACTCGACTCCGTTCGCCCCGTCGACGACGACATGGACACCTGGACCTTCGAGGACGTCCCCGTCGACTCGGGCACCTTCGGCGAACTCGTCGCCGCTGACCTCGTGGCAAAAGTCGACGGCGAGTACCGCCTCCCCGACGCGACCCTCCAGGCGCTCGACGGCGACGCGGAACCGGGGACCGCCGGTGGTACGAATATCGAAGACGATCGAAACCCGAGCCGGAACCTCTCGATCGCGGTTCCGGACCCCGACTGGCGAGGGGTCGCGGCGCTCGCGGGCGCGCTCGCCGTGGTCGTCCTCTTCAGAACCGCCTTCTCCGTCGGCTCGGTCTTCCGCGACGGCGCGGTCGTCCTCTCCGGAAACGATCCCTACGCCTACCGCTATATCGTCGAGGGACTCCTGACCGAGGGCGGGGGCTTCGACGCCGCGCTCCTGACCGACATGCCGATGGCGCAGGGTGAACCGCTCACTATCGCGACGCTGTACTGGGTCGCCGGCCTGCTCGGTGACGGCGCATCGGCGGCCGGCGCCGTCATGGCGTGGTACCCCGTCGTCTCGGCGCTCGTCACAGGTTTATTGCTCTACCTCCTCGCGGTCAGGCTCACCGACGACAGGCGCGTGGGGCTGGCCGCGGTCGTCCTGCTGGCGACGACGCCCGCCCACGCCCTCCGGACGAGTCTGGGCTTCGCCGACCACCACGCCTTCGACTACCCCTGGCTCGTCCTCGCAGCCTTCGCCCTCGTCGTCCTCGCGGACCAGGGCGAAGAAGCGTACCGAGACCCCCGCGCCTGGCTCGCAGGACTTGGCATCGGTGTCGGGGTCGCGGGACAGATCCTGGCCTGGGACAACGGAACCGCCCTGGTCGTACCCGTCGCGCTGGTCGTCGCCCTCGGCGTCTTGCTGGACGTCGACGCCGATCGATCACCCGTGTTGGCGAACGCACCCCTCGTCGGCGGCCTCGCGTTCGCGACACTGGTCGTCCGCAGAGCCCACGGCGAAATGGGCTGGCACACGGACTTCGTCGTCGGCGTCCCCCTGTTGCTGCTCGCGGGTACCGTGGGCGTGCTCGCGATCGGCGAGGCCGTCCACCGGCTCGACCTCCCCACGCTTGCGTTCGTCGGGGCCGAGCTCGCCGGGGCTGTCGCCGCCTTCTTCCTCGTCCCCACGGTTGTCCCTGACTTCTGGTCTCGGGCTGACGGCCGACTCGACCGCTTCTTCGACACGCGGAACATCGTCGAGACGCAACCCCTGATCAGCGGCGATCTCACCTGGTTCCTGTTGCTGGGCCTCGTCCTCGTGATCGCGATCCCCCCATTAATCTGGGCCAGCAGACGCGCCGCCGACGGCGCGAAACCGTGGCTGATCGGCAGCGTCTACGCCTGGTTCCTGCTCGCGCTCGCGGCGATCCAGGTCCGCTTCGTCGGCGAACTCGCCGCGTTCACCGCCCTCTTCGGCGGCCTCGGCTTCGTCTGGATGGCCCACTGGGTCGATCTCGCGTCGGTGCCCCGGCCCTTCGCCGACGAGAAGCCGGATCCGAGAGCCACGAGAGGTGCGGAAGCCGCCGACGGCAGTCTCGAGACGCTCCGGGTGCCGACCGCGCGGGAGGCCGGCCTCCTCCTCGCGCTCTTTTTGCTCGTCGGCGGCGTCGGCGTCCTCCAGACGCCGATCAAGACGAGCCAGATCACGATCACCGACGGGACCTACGAGACCGCGGCCTGGATCGAGGAGGACGCCCGCGTCGCCAACCTGAGCTACCCCGACGACTACGTCCTCACCGAGTGGGGCCGCAACCGCGTGTACAACTACTTCGTCAACGGCGAGTCGCGGTCGTACAGCTACGCTCGGTACCACTACGAGACGCTGTTCACCGAGACCAACGAGTCGCAGTGGTACCGTCAGCATCGCAATCGAGTGGGCTACGTCGTCACGCAATCTGCTCCCGGCGGCAACGTCAGTTCCGCGTCGCTGTTCCCCAGACTCCACGACGGCTTCGGGACCGAGAGTTCCACAGCTACCGGCATGTCGCACTTCCGGGCCGTCCACGCCACCGAAGACGGCCAGTACAAGACCTTCCGGCTCGTCCCCGGGGCGACGATCGCCGGCTCCGGCCCGCCCGACGCCACGACGACGCTCTCGCGGTCGATCGAGATCCCCGGCGCGTCGTTCACCTACGAGCGAACCGTCGAGACGGACGCCGACGGCGCGTACGCCGTCACCGTCCCCTACCCCGGCGAGTACCGGCTCTGGAACGAGACGGTGACCGTGAGCGAGCGAAACGTCACGTCGGGGGATCGGGTCGGGTAG
- a CDS encoding AbrB/MazE/SpoVT family DNA-binding domain-containing protein, which translates to MESTRITEKGQVTIPKAFREKYDLESGDEVLWFDTDEGLVVKTLTRNAGRGLLVPDDISAEKRAVVAEELCRGIRERREQYRENS; encoded by the coding sequence ATGGAATCGACGCGAATCACAGAGAAGGGGCAGGTGACGATTCCGAAGGCGTTCCGTGAGAAGTACGATCTTGAATCCGGCGACGAGGTCCTCTGGTTCGATACGGACGAAGGTCTCGTCGTGAAAACGCTGACACGGAACGCTGGCCGAGGACTGCTCGTCCCGGACGACATCTCGGCCGAAAAACGAGCTGTAGTTGCTGAGGAACTCTGTCGGGGAATCCGCGAACGTCGGGAGCAATACCGAGAGAATTCGTAA